From a single Aspergillus puulaauensis MK2 DNA, chromosome 2, nearly complete sequence genomic region:
- a CDS encoding alpha-1,2-mannosidase family protein (CAZy:GH92;~COG:L;~EggNog:ENOG410PI20;~InterPro:IPR041371,IPR014718,IPR012939,IPR008928, IPR005887;~PFAM:PF17678,PF07971;~SECRETED:SignalP(1-21);~go_function: GO:0030246 - carbohydrate binding [Evidence IEA];~go_process: GO:0005975 - carbohydrate metabolic process [Evidence IEA]): protein MKSNSLGAALVLSQLQRVAQAADLGSHVNLFLGTENGGNNFPGVARPFGMVKLGPDLFTGSDDAYSGYLPKGEFSGFSMMHEQGTGGAPKYGTVSQLPLVGKVEDPLSNLTASRDGTDEASVGYYKAKTGDGVAVQLSASAHAGIYQYTFPDDSDENNVLVDVSHVLPSFRGQGLSQGYKGGNFTILSDGHYEGYGVYDNGWNRSPDWTIYFCGYFENDIKSKAAYNGTDDSGSVKQDSGSATSSTMSTRVGGVFSFKDKDVVSRVGISWVSSNRACQHVQDEIPAEASLESVVDDAKSEWEKAVFSKITTTNTNETSLTLLYSSLYFMHLIPTNQTGENPGWESDEPYYQDIFTFWDTFRCSTALMHILQPTSYEEQIRSLIDIWRFDGYLPDGRSSNYNGRTQGGSNADNVLADAYVKGLRGAINWDDGYKAMVKDAEKTPPNDPVDSMAPDSSTKEGRGALPDWIELGYITPKYSRAVSRAVEYASNDFALYQVASGLGFDDDAKKYLNRSRNWRNHWNKDQKSLGFSGFVVPRDKDGFIETDPIDDSGYWGDPYYQATSWAYSLSSVHDMKSIIELVGGEKTMLERLDATFKEGASGSDGMIFDPTNEPMFNIPYLYNYINKQNISVAQSRHVAKTYYHTDVDGLPGNSDAGAMQTWLLWNMIGLYPITGQTTFLIHSPWFESLSIDLGGDKTLKVTSTGGDGNGDTKIHVQSLKVNGQNWKKNWLAWNDIFAEGGTLEFELGDKPSQWFTGEAPPSPASV, encoded by the exons ATGAAGTCCAATTCATTGGGCGCTGCCCTCGTTTTATCACAGCTCCAAAGAGTCGCCCAGGCTGCGGATTTGGGGTCGCATGTTAACCTCTT TCTCGGGACAGAAAATGGCGGCAACAACTTCCCCGGCGTTGCCAGGCCGTTCGGTATGGTCAAGCTGGGCCCTGATCTTTTTACTGGCTCAGACGACGCCTATTCCGGATATCTGCCCAAGGGCGAGTTCTCGGGATTCAGTATGATGCATGAGCAAGGAACAGGTGGTGCTCCGAAGTACGGCACTGTATCCCAGCTTCCGCTTGTGGGTAAAGTCGAGGACCCTCTTTCGAATCTCACTGCTTCGCGCGACGGGACCGACGAGGCATCTGTCGGGTATTACAAGGCGAAGACTGGCGACGGAGTTGCTGTGCAGTTGAGCGCGAGTGCGCACGCAGGGATTTATCAATACACTTTTCCTGACGACTCTGATGAGAACAatgtgcttgttgatgtttcTCATGTTCTTCCGTCGTTTCGAGGGCAGGGTCTTAGCCAGGGGTATAAGGGCGGAAACTTCACTATCCTCTCCGACGGACACTATGAAGGATATGGAGTTTATGACAATGGCTGGAATAGGTCCCCTGATTGGACCATTTACTTCT GTGGATATTTCGAAAACGACATCAAAAGTAAGGCAGCCTACAATGGCACCGACGATAGTGGCAGCGTCAAGCAGGACAGTGGCTCTGCTACTTCTTCGACCATGTCCACACGAGTCGGCGGGGTATTCTCCTTCAAAGACAAGGATGTCGTCTCTCGGGTGGGTATCTCATGGGTATCCTCGAATCGAGCTTGCCAGCATGTTCAAGATGAGATTCCCGCTGAGGCATCCCTTGAATCTGTCGTCGATGACGCGAAGTCTGAATGGGAAAAGGCGGTTTTCTCCAAGATAACAACCACTAACACCAACGAGACAAGCCTCACGCTTCTGTATTCGTCTCTTTACTTCATGCACCTTATCCCCACAAACCAAACGGGAGAGAACCCGGGCTGGGAATCGGACGAGCCATATTATCAGGATATCTTCACCTTTTGG GACACTTTCCGGTGCTCAACCGCACTCATGCACATCCTGCAGCCGACTTCGTATGAAGAGCAGATTCGCTCCTTGATCGACATCTGGCGATTCGACGGCTACCTGCCTGACGGGCGTTCCTCAAACTACAATGGCCGAACCCAAGGTGGCTCAAATGCTGACAACGTTCTCGCTGATGCATACGTCAAGGGACTGCGTGGCGCCATAAACTGGGATGACGGCTATAAGGCGATGGTAAAGGATGCCGAAAAAACTCCTCCCAATGACCCTGTCGACTCCATGGCCCCCGATTCTTCCACTAAGGAGGGACGAGGTGCCCTGCCAGACTGGATTGAGTTAGGATATATAACACCAAAGTACTCGCGCGCCGTCAGTCGCGCTGTAGAATATGCCAGCAACGACTTCGCTCTGTACCAGGTGGCATCAGGTCTGGGCTTTGACGATGACGCGAAAAAGTACCTGAACCGTTCCAGAAACTGGCGAAACCACTGGAACAAGGACCAGAAATCACTAGGTTTCTCTGGATTCGTCGTCCCTCGTGATAAGGATGGTTTTATTGAAACAGACCCAATTGATGATAGTGGATATTGGGGTGACCCATATTACCAGGCGACTTCCTGGGCTTACTCATTGTCAAGCGTTCACGATATGAAGTCTATTATTGAGTTGGTAGGTGGTGAGAAGACCATGCTTGAGCGCTTGGATGCCACGTTCAAAGAGGGTGCAAGTGGTTCTGATGGGATGATCTTCGATCCCACGAACGAACC AATGTTTAACATCCCATACCTATACAACTACATcaacaaacaaaacatcTCTGTTGCCCAGTCCCGTCACGTCGCTAAGACGTACTACCACACCGACGTGGACGGCCTTCCGGGAAACAGCGACGCTGGCGCCATGCAAACATGGCTTCTCTGGAACATGATCGGCCTGTATCCAATCACAGGACAAACAaccttcctcatccactcCCCTTGGTTTGAGTCTTTAAGCATCGACCTAGGAGGCGACAAGACGCTGAAAgtcaccagcaccggcgGTGACGGTAACGGAGACACAAAAATCCATGTCCAAAGCTTGAAGGTAAATGGACAGAACTGGAAAAAGAATTGGCTGGCGTGGAATGATATTTTCGCCGAGGGTGGCACACTGGAATTCGAGCTTGGAGATAAGCCGAGTCAGTGGTTTACCGGGGAAGCACCCCCAAGTCCTGCTTCAGTTTAG
- a CDS encoding uncharacterized protein (SECRETED:SignalP(1-15)) yields the protein MKLVVGLALIAGVLSAPTTPLTDRQVHIGAPAGVAGTSVGFGGSVGVGAHVGAGAGVGGGIGIREVSESKESANAPALETRQLHIGIPAGATGAGAGVGGSVGGSVGVGAHVGAGVGGGIGIREVSSESDDSASTANLEARQLHIGIPAGAVGAGVGVGGSASVGGHVGGGVGAGIGIREASQ from the coding sequence ATGAAGCTCGTTGTCGGACTCGCTTTGATCGCTGGCGTTCTCAGCgccccaacaacccctctCACCGATCGCCAGGTCCATATCGGAGCCCCCGCAGGTGTAGCAGGCACAAGCGTTGGATTTGGTGGCTCTGTCGGTGTCGGAGCCCACGTTGGAGCCGGTGCTGGCGTGGGAGGTGGAATTGGTATTCGCGAGGTTTCCGAGTCCAAGGAATCTGCCAACGCCCCTGCCCTTGAGACTCGCCAGCTCCACATTGGCATCCCGGCGGGTGCAACAGGTGCAggtgctggtgttggaggTTCCGTTGGAGGTTCCGTTGGCGTCGGAGCCCATGTTGGTGCTGGCGTGGGCGGAGGCATTGGCATCCGCGAGGTCTCTTCTGAGTCTGATGACTCTGCCAGCACTGCCAACCTCGAGGCTCGACAGCTTCATATTGGTATCCCGGCTGGCGCAGTCGGTGCCGGTGTTGGCGTCGGAGGTTCTGCCTCTGTTGGAGGCCATGTTGGAGGCGGAGTCGGAGCTGGAATTGGTATCCGTGAAGCATCTCAATAG
- a CDS encoding uncharacterized protein (COG:K;~EggNog:ENOG410PVHN;~InterPro:IPR036864,IPR007219,IPR001138;~PFAM:PF00172,PF04082;~go_function: GO:0000981 - DNA-binding transcription factor activity, RNA polymerase II-specific [Evidence IEA];~go_function: GO:0003677 - DNA binding [Evidence IEA];~go_function: GO:0008270 - zinc ion binding [Evidence IEA];~go_process: GO:0006351 - transcription, DNA-templated [Evidence IEA];~go_process: GO:0006355 - regulation of transcription, DNA-templated [Evidence IEA]), whose amino-acid sequence MACVSCRESKVKCDGAEPACSNCANRNRECRYQAVDKRKLPLRVAIELLSSRVDQLCCFIRENGMQPPPMSQEKDTALGRVLEMLGLTEINSNLTRQLACKSEQSMNEMKDVHPNVANLLPIPTAQTLERAEPKQHFENSPDAQYTGARQPQNNVTALPSAIEDGTASVPLYQDLPDIQSNNDPSSWNWQLGADTFLPNSPYMHSFLTPSSPSGPLRSTLGEIPEPLEPIVADDDRTLVDESSSPEDVEGLIDELSDRVGTLQIKPGGQTQFYGPTSTFNLADMLATANSGTHLTAQNDALECLRRLGSHKTVPAPLEEHLTNLYFGWQDPSFHVVDRKTYEDSKARWYALGDTPYYSESLRNAMCAIGASFETRYHPDFVTFPKSLVEFFGDRAKALLEVELDSPCVATVQSLVICSSLEVGSGREARGWLYSGMAIRLAFNLALHLDMSSYVSRGLITPADADMRGTVFWAAYTVDHQLGFHLGRPFRTNMEDVTVGKPTKNTHRRGSDRWAPYVSPGSVYAGRGAPDCMESVCEEQINLCEIMAPCGDFLYGTSNISKVVLQQLNEKVVAKLLNWKAGLPSSLQIDLDDQTAPYTPQVLLLHMQYYQNIIYAHRPWMSKSHLQPQPPKGPGHGHAREMCIQSAIAIAKVLVMYEARYTLRRIHTKTVAITSSAVLLLLFAAVTQYRSNEHGNVGIAGHLSTCFRALDEFAISWPSASRAKDLLLRLQRRWEIRMRSSKGSYNLENGLFRPAKQQSISVALDGPGSRDCEASHEGSGPLEDINIDTDIDWMLMSDGKSPSDNRAADLYSLLSNPVTIHPERGSI is encoded by the exons ATGGCCTGCGTGTCTTGTCGCGAAAGCAAGGTCAAG TGCGACGGCGCCGAACCGGCATGCTCTAACTGCGCCAATAGAAATCGAGAATGTCGCTACCAAGCTGTCGACAAGAGAAA ACTACCTCTCCGTGTCGCCATTGAATTGTTATCAAGCAGGGTGGACCAGCTATGTTGTTTTATCCGAGAGAATGGAATGCAGCCACCCCCGATGTCACAAGAAAAGGATACGGCTCTGGGAAGAGTACTGGAAATGCTAGGATTGACCGAAATAAATTCAAATTTGACGCGACAGCTTGCCTGTAAGTCAGAACAGTCGATGAACGAAATGAAGGACGTCCATCCCAACGTGGcgaatcttcttccaattccGACGGCACAGACCCTGGAAAGAGCCGAACCCAAACAGCACTTCGAAAACTCGCCCGATGCCCAGTATACAGGTGCCAGACAACCTCAGAATAACGTGACCGCATTGCCATCTGCCATAGAAGATGGTACAGCTAGTGTGCCACTCTACCAAGATTTACCTGATATTCAATCGAACAATGACCCGAGCAGTTGGAATTGGCAACTAGGCGCCGACACATTCCTGCCGAATTCTCCATATATGCACAGCTTTCTcacaccttcttctcctaGCGGTCCGCTACGATCAACGCTTGGTGAAATACCTGAACCACTTGAGCCCATAGTCGCCGATGATGACAGGACGCTGGTGGATGAATCCAGTAGCCCGGAGGATGTAGAGGGTCTCATTGATGAGCTTTCTGACCGAGTTGGAACGTTGCAGATCAAGCCTGGAGGACAGACTCAATTCTACGGTCCAACTTCAACCTTCAACCTTGCAGATATGTTGGCTACAGCAAATTCTGGGACACACCTTACCGCCCAGAACGATGCGTTGGAATGCTTACGGCGCCTTGGAAGTCATAAGACGGTTCCTGCTCCCCTCGAGGAGCACTTGACGAATCTCTACTTTGGTTGGCAAGATCCGTCTTTTCATGTGGTAGATCGGAAGACGTATGAAGATTCTAAGGCAAGGTGGTATGCCCTCGGAGACACACCTTATTATTCAGAGTCGCTTCGAAATGCAAT GTGTGCTATCGGAGCTTCGTTTGAGACGCGCTATCATCCGGATTTTGTCACGTTTCCAAAATCGCTTGTTGAGTTTTTTGGTGACCGTGCAAAGGCTCTTCTTGAGGTTGAGTTGGATTCTCCTTGCGTGGCAACAGTCCAGTCTTTGGTCATCTGCAGCAGTCTCGAGGTTGGGAGCGGAAGAGAAGCGCGTGGGTGGCTTTACAGTG GAATGGCCATCCGACTTgccttcaacctcgccctgCACCTTGACATGTCGTCTTATGTTTCCCGCGGACTTATTACTCCGGCAGATGCGGACATGCGTGGAACTGTCTTTTGGGCTGCGTACACAGTTGACCA CCAGCTAGGATTTCATTTGGGCAGACCGTTTCGTACAAATATGGAAGATGTGACTGTGGGAAAACCCACTAAGAACACGCACCGACGTGGATCTGACAGATGGGCTCCGTATGTATCTCCTGGATCTGTTTACGCTGGGAGAGGTGCACCGGACTGTATGGAATCTGTGTGTGAAGAGCAAATTAACCTCTGCGAAATCATGGCCCCATGTGGCGACTTCTT ATACGGAACGTCAAATATTTCTAAGGTGGTACTCCAGCAGCTAAACGAAAAAGTCGTCGCAAAACTCCTCAACTGGAAAGCCGGGCTTCCCTCATCATTACAGATCGACTTGGATGATCAAACAGCCCCATATACCCCACAGGTTCTTCTACTACA CATGCAATACTAccagaatataatatatgcGCATCGACCATGGATGTCAAAaagccatctccagcctcaaccaCCAAAAGGCCCAGGGCACGGACATGCCCGAGAGATGTGTATCCAATCCGCGATTGCTATCGCCAAAGTCCTTGTCATGTACGAGGCGAGATATACTCTTCGGCGAATCCATACAAAGACAGTCGCTATCACTTCCTCCGCTgttcttttgcttctcttcGCTGCCGTAACCCAGTATCGATCAAATGAACACGGAAATGTCGGTATTGCAGGACATTTGAGCACATGTTTTCGCGCCCTAGACGAATTTGCTATCTCATGGCCGAGTGCTAGCCGAGCTAAAGACCTATTACTGAGGCTGCAACGGCGATGGGAAATCCGGATGCGCTCTAGTAAGGGAAGCTATAACCTAGAAAATGGACTTTTCAGGCCAGCAAAACAACAGTCAATCTCAGTTGCACTTGATGGACCAGGTTCCAGAGACTGCGAAGCATCACACGAAGGATCAGGACCGCTTGAAGACATCAATATTGATACTGATATAGACTGGATGCTCATGTCTGATGGGAAGTCACCATCCGACAATAGAGCCGCGGATCTCTATTCGTTGCTCTCAAACCCTGTTACCATTCATCCAGAACGCGGAAGCATATAG